A single region of the Aeromonas hydrophila subsp. hydrophila ATCC 7966 genome encodes:
- a CDS encoding flagellar hook assembly protein FlgD: MADTTSGVNGIGRTTTQTTGTTSTPKKELDQESFLKLLTMQLSYQDPFKPVDNAQMLSQMTSMSTSQGISSLSNQIGSLNSLMTSSQALQASALVGQNVLLQSNVGYLEKDGSLPGVVAVGTENKYSNVKITIEDESGQVIKEFPLEGDQKGNVEIVWDGKDKDGNPAKEGKYTLKANGTVDGKSESVPIFAYGKVDSVILGTASNPTQLNLKGLGTTSLNSILQIAGTVKTPSTPTPTASI; this comes from the coding sequence ATGGCAGATACAACCAGTGGCGTGAACGGCATCGGCCGCACGACCACCCAGACCACGGGCACGACGTCGACGCCCAAGAAGGAGCTGGATCAGGAGTCGTTCCTAAAGCTGCTGACCATGCAGCTCTCCTATCAGGATCCGTTCAAGCCGGTGGACAACGCCCAGATGCTTTCCCAGATGACCTCCATGTCGACGTCACAGGGGATCAGCAGTCTCTCCAACCAGATTGGCAGCCTCAATAGCCTGATGACCTCCAGCCAGGCGCTGCAAGCCTCGGCACTGGTGGGACAAAACGTCTTGCTGCAGAGCAATGTGGGTTACCTGGAAAAAGACGGCTCTTTGCCAGGCGTGGTCGCCGTGGGCACAGAAAACAAGTATTCGAACGTGAAGATCACCATCGAAGACGAGAGCGGGCAGGTCATCAAGGAGTTTCCGCTGGAAGGTGACCAGAAGGGCAACGTCGAAATCGTCTGGGATGGCAAGGACAAGGACGGAAACCCGGCCAAAGAGGGCAAATACACCCTCAAGGCAAACGGTACCGTGGACGGGAAGTCGGAGAGTGTCCCGATCTTTGCCTATGGCAAGGTCGACAGCGTGATCCTGGGTACGGCAAGCAATCCGACTCAGCTCAATTTGAAAGGCCTCGGTACAACAAGCCTGAACAGTATCTTGCAGATTGCAGGTACGGTGAAAACACCATCAACCCCCACGCCAACAGCATCGATCTAA
- the flgC gene encoding flagellar basal body rod protein FlgC, which produces MSLFKVFDIAGSAMSAQSVRLNTVASNMANADSVSSSVEKTYHARRPIFAAQLDQAMSDKQASAGVEVKGIVESEAPLLKEYNPNHPMADKDGFIFKPNVNMVEEMADMINASRSYQTNVQVADSAKKMLQQTLNLGKS; this is translated from the coding sequence ATGAGTTTGTTCAAGGTCTTTGACATTGCAGGCTCGGCCATGAGTGCACAGTCTGTTCGCCTCAACACGGTAGCCAGCAACATGGCCAACGCCGACAGCGTCAGCTCCAGCGTGGAAAAAACTTACCATGCCAGGCGGCCAATTTTTGCCGCCCAGCTGGATCAGGCCATGTCGGACAAGCAGGCGTCGGCCGGGGTTGAAGTAAAGGGGATTGTCGAGAGCGAGGCACCCTTGCTCAAGGAGTACAACCCCAACCACCCCATGGCGGATAAAGATGGCTTCATCTTCAAACCCAACGTCAACATGGTGGAAGAGATGGCGGACATGATCAACGCCTCGCGCAGCTATCAAACCAATGTGCAGGTTGCAGACTCTGCCAAGAAGATGCTGCAGCAGACGCTCAACCTCGGCAAGTCCTGA
- the flgB gene encoding flagellar basal body rod protein FlgB, with translation MAISFDKAFGIHQYTLSVRSKRAEVLSSNIANADTPGFKARDINFSQALEEAQQQQGFGLATTSEKHFALQMDAPGVTQYRNPLQPDTGDGNTVDVQQERSEFLRNSLEYQTSLEFMNSKISGLLKALKGEQ, from the coding sequence ATGGCAATTTCATTCGACAAGGCATTTGGTATTCATCAATACACGCTGAGCGTTCGCTCCAAGCGTGCAGAGGTGTTGTCCAGCAACATTGCCAATGCGGACACGCCAGGCTTCAAGGCTCGGGATATCAACTTCTCGCAAGCATTGGAAGAGGCCCAGCAACAACAGGGCTTTGGCCTTGCCACGACCAGTGAGAAGCATTTCGCCCTGCAGATGGATGCACCAGGCGTTACGCAATATCGCAATCCCCTGCAGCCCGATACCGGTGATGGCAACACGGTCGACGTGCAGCAGGAGCGCAGCGAGTTTTTGCGCAACAGCCTTGAATACCAGACCTCCCTTGAATTTATGAACAGCAAGATCAGCGGCCTGCTGAAGGCCTTGAAAGGAGAACAGTGA
- a CDS encoding CheR family methyltransferase, whose protein sequence is MKTLSDDLYKQFSNFLAVQSGIVLGDNKQYLVKSRLSPLMTQFGIESLSDLVTRAMSVRERDLKMAVVDAMTTNETLWFRDTYPFQLLTDKIFPELGKSGRPIKIWSAASSSGQEPYSIAMTALEQQVKKPGTLPGGVQIVGTDISSTMLNQCKEGVYDSLALARGLSPERKKLFFEPYGDNKMRVVERVRKLTTFRPLNLLESYSLLGKFDIIFCRNVLIYFAPEVKSKILNQFAASLNPGGYLMLGASESLAGLTDRFEMIRCNPGIVYKVK, encoded by the coding sequence ATGAAGACACTTTCGGACGACTTATACAAACAATTCAGCAATTTTCTGGCGGTACAGAGCGGAATCGTGCTGGGTGACAACAAACAGTATCTGGTCAAGAGTCGGCTTTCACCCTTGATGACTCAGTTTGGTATTGAGAGTCTGTCTGATCTGGTTACTCGAGCGATGAGTGTGCGTGAGCGTGACCTGAAAATGGCAGTGGTTGATGCCATGACTACCAACGAAACCCTGTGGTTTCGCGATACCTACCCCTTCCAGCTGCTGACGGACAAGATATTCCCCGAGCTCGGCAAGAGTGGCAGACCGATCAAGATCTGGTCTGCTGCATCCTCTTCTGGGCAGGAGCCGTATTCCATTGCCATGACGGCACTGGAACAGCAGGTCAAAAAACCGGGCACCTTGCCAGGTGGGGTGCAGATCGTCGGGACTGATATTTCCAGCACCATGCTCAATCAGTGCAAGGAAGGGGTGTACGACAGTCTGGCGCTGGCTCGCGGTCTGTCGCCCGAGCGCAAGAAGCTGTTCTTCGAACCTTATGGTGACAACAAGATGCGGGTGGTGGAGCGTGTCAGAAAATTGACCACCTTCCGGCCATTGAACCTGCTGGAAAGCTACAGCCTGCTTGGCAAGTTCGACATCATCTTCTGTCGCAACGTGCTCATCTATTTTGCACCGGAAGTGAAGTCCAAGATCCTCAACCAGTTTGCTGCCAGCCTCAATCCCGGCGGCTATCTGATGCTGGGGGCTTCCGAGTCGCTGGCCGGGTTGACCGACAGGTTCGAGATGATCCGGTGCAACCCCGGCATCGTCTACAAGGTTAAATGA
- a CDS encoding chemotaxis protein CheV translates to MASILDSVNQRTQLVGQNRLELLLFRLNGRQRFGINVFKVREVLQCPPLTVMPKLNSCIRGVAHIRGQTISVIDLSMAMGKRPIEDLTKCFIIISEYNRSIQGFLVHSVERIINMNWESILPPPKGAGRINYMTAVTEVDGELVEILDVERILNEISPVSTEVSKELVEASVEHPTLGRPVLVADDSSVARKQVQRALEAIGVQCVLAKDGREALNMLLEMSKNGPIKDQIALVISDIEMPEMDGYTFTAEIRNNPNLKDLHVILHTSLSGVFNQAMVQKVGANNFIAKFQPDELAKAVQGAL, encoded by the coding sequence ATGGCCAGTATCCTGGACTCGGTCAACCAACGTACCCAGCTAGTTGGGCAAAACCGGCTGGAGTTATTGTTGTTTCGTCTCAACGGACGTCAAAGATTTGGCATCAACGTATTCAAGGTACGTGAAGTGTTGCAGTGTCCTCCCTTGACTGTCATGCCCAAGCTGAACTCCTGTATTCGCGGGGTGGCCCATATCCGCGGCCAGACCATCTCGGTGATCGACCTCAGCATGGCGATGGGCAAGCGTCCGATCGAAGATCTGACCAAATGCTTCATCATCATCTCCGAATACAACCGCTCCATTCAGGGCTTCCTGGTGCACTCGGTCGAGCGCATCATCAACATGAACTGGGAATCCATCCTGCCGCCGCCGAAAGGGGCGGGGCGCATCAACTACATGACGGCAGTGACCGAGGTCGATGGTGAGTTGGTCGAGATCCTGGACGTGGAACGCATTCTCAACGAAATCTCGCCGGTATCGACCGAGGTCAGCAAAGAGCTGGTGGAGGCCAGCGTGGAGCATCCGACTCTGGGACGTCCGGTGTTGGTGGCTGATGACTCCTCCGTGGCTCGCAAGCAGGTACAGCGTGCGCTCGAAGCCATCGGGGTGCAGTGCGTACTGGCGAAGGATGGGCGTGAAGCGCTCAACATGTTGCTGGAGATGTCCAAAAACGGTCCCATCAAGGATCAGATCGCCTTGGTGATTTCGGACATCGAGATGCCGGAAATGGATGGTTATACTTTTACCGCCGAGATCCGCAACAATCCCAATCTCAAGGACTTACATGTTATTCTGCACACATCCCTCAGTGGGGTGTTCAATCAGGCCATGGTGCAGAAAGTTGGTGCGAACAATTTCATTGCCAAATTCCAGCCGGATGAATTGGCCAAGGCCGTACAAGGCGCACTCTAA
- the flgA gene encoding flagellar basal body P-ring formation chaperone FlgA → MQEKAQDFVLGQLDVPLDAQVQVQAASIDERLPLSRCDEHLAITLPAKMEIRRNTTVYLKCEEEKPWDLYLPVRVSIQKPYVTVSTPVAKGDILSEGVLTQAYQDQTLMRGDYLSDTTALIGVRSKRELKPGQPIRLSQVCVVCKGDQVTLSAENSSMQIKTMARALQDGSFGDMIRLVNIRSGKTVQGKVNAVGSVVVTF, encoded by the coding sequence TTGCAAGAAAAGGCGCAGGATTTTGTGCTCGGCCAGCTCGATGTCCCGCTCGATGCCCAAGTACAGGTGCAGGCAGCCTCCATCGATGAGCGCCTGCCTTTGAGTCGCTGCGACGAACATCTTGCCATCACGCTGCCCGCCAAGATGGAGATCCGCCGCAATACCACCGTCTACCTCAAATGCGAGGAAGAGAAGCCCTGGGATCTCTACCTGCCGGTGCGGGTCAGCATACAGAAGCCTTATGTGACCGTCTCCACCCCGGTGGCCAAGGGCGATATTCTGAGCGAAGGCGTGCTGACACAAGCCTATCAGGATCAGACGCTGATGCGCGGCGACTATCTCAGCGATACCACGGCGCTCATTGGCGTGCGCAGCAAACGCGAGCTCAAGCCAGGCCAGCCTATCCGGCTCAGTCAGGTCTGCGTGGTCTGCAAGGGCGATCAGGTGACCCTCAGCGCAGAAAATAGCAGCATGCAAATCAAAACCATGGCCCGAGCCTTGCAAGATGGCAGCTTCGGAGACATGATCAGGCTCGTCAATATCCGCTCAGGCAAAACGGTGCAGGGTAAAGTCAACGCTGTTGGCTCCGTGGTGGTCACCTTCTGA
- the flgM gene encoding flagellar biosynthesis anti-sigma factor FlgM — MAINNINNLANNRLQNTGSSQGANTKPATSSPDNRAATVKTDSVSLTSEAQQLQQMQKNLNSASTGNESRVESLKKAVANGEYQVNSEAVAKKMFSFESNLDKLLG; from the coding sequence ATGGCTATTAACAATATCAACAACTTGGCGAACAACCGGTTGCAAAATACCGGGAGCAGCCAGGGTGCCAATACCAAACCAGCGACCTCGTCCCCCGATAACCGTGCGGCGACCGTCAAGACCGACTCCGTCTCCTTGACCAGCGAGGCGCAGCAATTGCAACAGATGCAGAAAAACCTCAACTCAGCCTCCACCGGCAATGAAAGCCGGGTCGAGAGCCTGAAGAAAGCCGTGGCCAATGGTGAATATCAGGTCAACAGCGAAGCTGTGGCCAAGAAGATGTTCAGCTTCGAATCCAACCTCGACAAGTTGCTGGGATAA
- a CDS encoding flagella synthesis protein FlgN: MDLPSLLHTQDDYLSQMQGLLEEEFNLLKQHQALALPELAERKQKLLADIEELDKAMALLPDLKQQLNAYPEQMRTLREKLDACQEQNDLNGRLLELSIVSNRRLASYLSKLRDRNSLTYDAKGNTRSGTRSIGIKA, encoded by the coding sequence ATGGATTTACCTTCGCTGCTGCACACTCAAGACGACTACCTCTCCCAGATGCAAGGCTTGCTGGAGGAGGAGTTCAACCTGCTCAAGCAGCACCAGGCGCTGGCGCTGCCCGAGCTGGCAGAGCGCAAGCAGAAGCTGCTTGCCGATATTGAAGAGCTGGACAAGGCCATGGCGCTGCTGCCAGACCTGAAACAGCAACTGAACGCCTACCCCGAGCAGATGCGCACCCTACGTGAGAAACTCGATGCCTGCCAGGAACAGAACGATCTGAACGGGCGCCTGCTCGAGCTCAGCATCGTCTCCAACCGCCGGCTGGCCAGCTACCTGAGCAAGCTGCGGGATCGCAACTCCCTGACCTATGACGCCAAGGGCAATACCCGCTCCGGTACCCGCTCCATCGGCATCAAGGCCTGA
- the yfcE gene encoding phosphodiesterase — protein sequence MKIAILSDLHGSLSALERVLDQLAPWQPDHYLLLGDLLNHGPRNPVPPGYAPAAVAERLNTLASRVMAVRGNCDSEVDQMLLDFPITAPYNQMLVDGRRWFVSHGHLYRPAEVPLPAGSLFISGHTHLPVLQREGELVLMNPGSICFPRGNLAASYGRYKDGVLGIHACADSEVLMRLEL from the coding sequence ATGAAAATTGCCATTCTTTCCGACCTGCACGGCAGCCTGAGTGCGCTGGAGCGGGTGCTGGACCAGCTTGCCCCCTGGCAGCCGGATCACTATCTGCTGCTCGGCGATCTGCTCAATCACGGCCCGCGCAACCCGGTGCCGCCGGGCTATGCCCCTGCGGCCGTGGCCGAGCGACTCAATACGCTGGCTTCCCGCGTCATGGCGGTACGGGGCAACTGTGATTCGGAAGTGGATCAGATGCTGCTGGATTTCCCCATCACCGCCCCTTACAACCAGATGCTGGTGGATGGTCGGCGCTGGTTCGTCAGCCACGGCCATCTCTATCGGCCTGCAGAGGTGCCGCTCCCTGCCGGCAGCCTGTTCATCAGCGGTCACACCCATTTGCCCGTGCTGCAGCGCGAAGGGGAGCTGGTGCTGATGAACCCGGGATCCATCTGTTTTCCACGCGGCAATCTGGCGGCAAGTTATGGCCGCTACAAGGATGGGGTGCTCGGGATCCACGCCTGTGCGGACAGCGAAGTGCTGATGCGGCTGGAACTGTAA